The Conexivisphaera calida genome includes a region encoding these proteins:
- a CDS encoding GTP cyclohydrolase IIa, with the protein MQRRARAAVYRIGVLRLLGYREWTEGLGDDREWIIQVVQSGIYGLVSAEGAAIGAHAMPLRYDYMILLDSGAYPDGLRKISSAASSVAPTPVSISAACAPTPMDAQRIASADPGIYEGCASDPIAAVHMDMDDISSRTQRESAYATFEEVLGIVHAATKEASSLGGLVQYLGGDNLMAFLPRDSLDEFLKFVRGLEGVKAGVGVHRIPREAIALAARDLRSIRASRSRG; encoded by the coding sequence GTGCAACGGCGTGCGCGCGCGGCCGTGTACAGGATCGGGGTCCTGAGGCTCCTCGGCTATCGTGAGTGGACGGAGGGGCTGGGGGACGACAGGGAGTGGATAATACAGGTCGTCCAGTCCGGGATCTACGGGCTCGTGAGCGCGGAGGGGGCCGCGATCGGCGCGCATGCGATGCCCCTCAGGTACGACTACATGATCCTGCTGGACTCGGGCGCCTACCCGGATGGACTCAGGAAGATATCCTCCGCCGCGTCGTCCGTCGCGCCCACCCCCGTCTCCATCTCCGCCGCCTGCGCTCCCACGCCGATGGACGCGCAGCGCATCGCCTCAGCCGATCCCGGGATATACGAGGGATGCGCGTCCGATCCTATAGCGGCCGTGCACATGGATATGGACGACATATCGTCGAGGACCCAGCGCGAGTCCGCCTACGCGACGTTCGAGGAGGTCCTCGGGATCGTGCACGCGGCCACGAAGGAGGCATCCTCCCTGGGCGGACTCGTCCAGTACCTGGGGGGAGACAACCTGATGGCGTTCCTGCCCAGGGACTCCCTGGACGAGTTCCTGAAGTTCGTCCGCGGGCTGGAGGGGGTGAAGGCCGGGGTCGGCGTCCATCGGATCCCCCGCGAGGCGATCGCGCTGGCCGCGAGGGACCTGCGCTCCATACGCGCCTCTAGGTCCAGGGGGTGA
- the cofG gene encoding 7,8-didemethyl-8-hydroxy-5-deazariboflavin synthase CofG yields the protein MRTEFEESLHRAVDGRAGREDLLALAGARGDEVRALLGAALSVRLSGGRSVTFSRNVFVPLTNLCMNRCAYCGFRRDPGDPGAGYWEPGRAARVAAAGEAAGATEVLVSSGDRPEAVHGEAALWLRRHGYRSTVEYAADVEDRILRSTDRVLIHTNVGVLTRDEISLLRPLNASMGLMLESSSPRLSGPGMPHCCSPTKDPRVRLRMIEDAGSLGVPFTTGVLIGIGETWEERVDSLLAIADLHARYGHVQEVIIQPFSPEPGTPMWKSPPPDPVDVAKVVAVARLIFGPSMPLQAPPNIAGPSRPLLLSAGADDWGGISRLTPDYVNARHPWPSEEELSREADALGMRLRPRLPVYPRYLLGGWLPEGLRERALSMSDEEGYARA from the coding sequence ATGAGGACCGAGTTCGAGGAGTCGCTGCACCGCGCGGTGGACGGGAGGGCCGGCAGGGAAGACCTCCTCGCGCTCGCGGGCGCGCGCGGCGACGAGGTGCGCGCCCTCCTCGGGGCGGCGCTCTCGGTCAGGCTCTCCGGTGGGCGCTCCGTGACCTTCTCTAGGAACGTGTTCGTGCCGCTCACCAACCTGTGCATGAACAGGTGCGCGTACTGCGGCTTCAGGAGGGATCCCGGGGATCCGGGTGCCGGGTACTGGGAACCGGGGAGGGCGGCGCGCGTCGCGGCCGCGGGGGAGGCGGCAGGCGCCACCGAGGTGCTCGTGAGCTCGGGCGACAGGCCGGAGGCCGTGCACGGGGAGGCCGCGCTCTGGCTGAGGCGCCACGGGTACCGTTCGACCGTCGAGTACGCCGCGGACGTTGAGGACCGCATCCTCAGGTCCACGGACCGCGTCCTCATCCACACGAACGTAGGGGTCCTCACGAGGGACGAGATATCCCTCCTGAGGCCGCTGAACGCGAGCATGGGCCTCATGCTGGAGTCGTCAAGCCCCAGGCTCTCCGGCCCCGGGATGCCCCACTGCTGCTCCCCCACCAAGGATCCCAGGGTCAGGCTCAGGATGATCGAGGACGCCGGCTCCCTGGGGGTGCCCTTCACGACCGGCGTGCTGATCGGGATAGGGGAGACCTGGGAGGAGAGGGTGGACTCGCTCCTCGCGATAGCGGATCTGCACGCGAGGTACGGACACGTGCAGGAGGTGATAATCCAGCCGTTCTCCCCTGAGCCAGGGACCCCCATGTGGAAGTCGCCGCCGCCTGACCCGGTGGACGTGGCGAAGGTCGTGGCGGTGGCGCGCCTGATCTTCGGGCCATCGATGCCCCTGCAGGCGCCCCCCAACATAGCGGGCCCGTCGAGGCCCCTCCTCCTATCGGCCGGCGCGGACGACTGGGGCGGGATATCGCGCCTCACGCCGGACTACGTCAACGCGCGCCACCCGTGGCCATCGGAGGAGGAGCTTTCGAGGGAGGCGGACGCGCTCGGCATGAGGCTGAGGCCGAGGCTCCCGGTCTATCCCAGGTACCTGCTGGGCGGCTGGCTCCCCGAGGGGCTCAGGGAGAGGGCCCTGTCGATGTCGGACGAGGAGGGGTACGCGAGGGCCTAG
- a CDS encoding tetratricopeptide repeat protein, which produces MAIKLRAGDPDYHYDRANALYEQGRYREALREIDMAIKLNPNDPKYHYNRAFLLYELRRYDEALEEIDMAIKLDPDDPKYHYNKANVLYELGRKEEALGEYELAIKLDPDDPKYHYNRAFLLYELGRKEEALEEYALAAGLNPNDPKYHYNRAFLLYELGRKEEALEEIDMAIKLNPNDPKYHYNRAFLLYELGRYGEAKEEVSRSIRLAIQYGAETRLLVNNIEVLLYMKDFDDAQKFIKYLLETGHVGIKDLCAAINDELKAGFPADVARFLRDVLATFCRSK; this is translated from the coding sequence TTGGCCATAAAACTCCGCGCCGGTGATCCGGACTATCACTACGACAGAGCGAACGCTCTGTACGAGCAGGGAAGATACCGGGAGGCGCTGCGGGAGATAGATATGGCCATAAAACTCAACCCCAACGATCCCAAGTACCACTACAACAGGGCCTTCCTGCTCTACGAGCTGAGAAGATACGATGAGGCGCTGGAGGAGATAGATATGGCCATAAAGCTCGATCCGGACGATCCCAAGTACCACTACAACAAGGCGAACGTCCTCTACGAGCTCGGGAGAAAGGAGGAGGCGCTGGGGGAATACGAGCTGGCCATAAAGCTCGATCCGGACGATCCCAAGTACCACTACAACAGGGCCTTCCTGCTCTACGAGCTGGGGAGAAAGGAGGAGGCGCTGGAGGAATACGCGTTAGCCGCAGGGCTAAACCCCAACGATCCCAAGTACCACTACAACAGGGCCTTCCTGCTCTACGAGCTGGGGAGAAAGGAGGAGGCGCTGGAGGAGATAGATATGGCCATAAAGCTCAACCCCAACGATCCCAAGTACCACTACAACAGGGCCTTCCTGCTCTACGAGCTGGGGAGATATGGGGAGGCCAAGGAGGAGGTATCGAGGTCCATCCGCCTGGCCATTCAATATGGCGCAGAGACGAGACTTCTTGTAAACAATATTGAGGTCTTATTATATATGAAGGACTTCGATGATGCTCAGAAGTTTATCAAATACTTGTTAGAGACCGGCCACGTTGGTATCAAGGATTTGTGCGCAGCTATAAATGACGAGCTCAAGGCAGGATTTCCAGCGGATGTGGCGCGGTTCCTCAGGGACGTCCTCGCGACGTTCTGCCGGAGCAAATGA
- a CDS encoding dihydrofolate reductase family protein, protein MSGRPRVTAFSTASVDGRTWAQGAERLSCPHDLRRLHSLRASSDAVMVGATTVIVDDPSLTVRLVEGRNPLRVIVDGLLRSPPSSRVFDVSVAPTLVLTTGMAPRGRVDALRRMGVEVVEMGPGPRLNLGAALDALGNRGIESVLVEGGGTLTWGMLSSGLLDELRVTISPMGLGHGPSLLEGPGSPVGLELVSHELCECGQEVHLIYRPSRG, encoded by the coding sequence TTGAGCGGGAGGCCTCGCGTGACCGCGTTCTCCACAGCGTCGGTGGACGGCCGCACGTGGGCCCAGGGGGCCGAGAGGCTCTCCTGTCCGCACGACCTGAGGAGGCTCCACTCCCTTAGGGCATCCTCGGACGCGGTGATGGTGGGCGCCACCACGGTCATCGTCGACGATCCCTCGCTCACGGTGCGGCTGGTCGAGGGGAGGAACCCGCTCAGGGTGATCGTCGACGGGCTCCTCAGGTCGCCCCCCTCCTCGAGGGTGTTCGACGTCTCCGTGGCCCCGACGCTTGTCCTCACGACCGGGATGGCCCCGCGGGGCAGGGTGGACGCGCTGAGGAGGATGGGCGTCGAGGTCGTGGAGATGGGCCCGGGTCCGCGCCTGAATCTCGGGGCCGCGCTGGACGCGCTGGGGAATCGCGGGATCGAGAGCGTGCTGGTCGAGGGGGGAGGCACGCTGACGTGGGGGATGCTGTCCTCCGGCCTCCTGGACGAGCTGAGGGTCACGATATCTCCCATGGGCCTCGGGCATGGCCCGTCCCTGCTGGAGGGGCCCGGGTCCCCGGTCGGGCTGGAGCTGGTCTCGCACGAGCTGTGCGAGTGCGGACAGGAGGTGCACCTAATATATCGCCCGTCCCGCGGATGA
- a CDS encoding archaellin/type IV pilin N-terminal domain-containing protein gives MRRRAVSEILATLILIVIAVSLGTILVSWASSYSSSALGGLASSTYRAQATLRQYPVIEYANATPTNLTLMVSNEGQLPATVTGILVSNTTSQRYYSSFYAGGSHVSVSSVQIPPMGVVEISVNPNGFMKSGGSYSVAVLTSSGASASTVVGVGP, from the coding sequence GTGCGTCGCCGGGCCGTGAGCGAGATCCTGGCAACGCTGATACTGATAGTGATAGCCGTGAGCCTGGGCACTATACTCGTGTCCTGGGCGAGCTCATACAGCTCGAGCGCCCTCGGCGGCCTGGCGTCGAGCACCTACAGGGCCCAGGCGACGCTCCGCCAGTATCCCGTGATAGAGTACGCGAACGCGACCCCGACTAACCTTACCCTGATGGTCTCGAACGAGGGCCAGCTCCCGGCAACGGTGACCGGCATCCTGGTGTCGAATACGACCTCCCAGAGGTACTACAGCAGCTTCTACGCGGGAGGTTCCCACGTCTCCGTCAGCTCGGTCCAGATACCGCCGATGGGGGTGGTCGAGATAAGCGTGAATCCGAACGGGTTCATGAAGTCCGGTGGATCTTACTCGGTCGCCGTGCTCACGTCGAGCGGCGCGAGCGCATCCACGGTCGTGGGGGTGGGACCATGA
- a CDS encoding amidohydrolase family protein has protein sequence MGARAGVYRFSTAFIGEDYRPVEDVYIEVDDRGYISSIGRGSAGPGVRAEGVAIPAPIDAHVHTGDYALAGAGLSLRLEDLVAPPDGLKHRLLASMGPEELELSISGAISYLRSTGSAAAADFREGGLAGVLAARRASSRAGYRLLILGRPGADGSFEEVLRASDGLGLSSPLDHMDSLRAMMSSAASYGKIFAAHVAETRRSRETGDLEAVLEAGPPAPGFIVHGTFLSEDDLMALADARVGLVACPRANSFFSGARPPIAAALRAGVELALGTDNTGWIAPDMWREMEAALRLLRSQDPALADPRRVLRAATLSGARVLGMDRVGIIGEGWLANVVVLDESVISPSVDPLSAAIIRGGPGHIRSVISGWGA, from the coding sequence GTGGGGGCGCGCGCGGGTGTGTACAGGTTCTCCACGGCGTTCATCGGCGAGGACTACAGGCCCGTTGAGGACGTGTACATCGAGGTTGACGACCGCGGGTACATATCCAGCATCGGCAGGGGATCCGCCGGCCCGGGCGTCCGCGCCGAGGGAGTTGCGATCCCCGCCCCGATAGACGCCCACGTTCACACGGGGGACTATGCGCTCGCGGGAGCCGGCCTCTCGCTCCGGCTGGAGGACCTGGTGGCTCCACCCGACGGATTGAAGCACAGGCTGCTAGCGTCGATGGGCCCTGAGGAGCTGGAGCTCAGCATATCCGGCGCGATATCGTACCTGAGGTCCACGGGGTCCGCGGCGGCCGCGGACTTCAGGGAGGGTGGGCTGGCAGGGGTGCTTGCGGCGAGGCGCGCGTCCTCGCGGGCTGGCTACCGCCTGTTGATCCTGGGGAGGCCGGGAGCGGACGGATCGTTCGAGGAAGTGCTTAGGGCCTCGGATGGCCTGGGGCTCAGCAGCCCACTTGACCACATGGACTCGCTCCGCGCCATGATGTCCTCCGCGGCCTCCTATGGTAAGATATTCGCGGCCCACGTGGCGGAGACCAGGAGGTCCCGCGAGACGGGGGACCTCGAGGCAGTCCTGGAGGCGGGCCCTCCGGCCCCTGGATTCATAGTGCACGGCACATTCCTGTCGGAGGACGATCTGATGGCCCTCGCGGATGCACGCGTGGGACTCGTCGCGTGCCCGAGGGCCAACTCGTTCTTCTCCGGCGCCAGACCACCGATCGCCGCCGCGCTCAGGGCCGGGGTGGAGCTCGCGCTGGGGACGGACAACACCGGGTGGATTGCCCCCGACATGTGGAGGGAGATGGAGGCGGCGCTTCGCCTGCTCAGGTCGCAGGACCCCGCGCTCGCGGATCCCAGGAGGGTCCTGAGGGCCGCGACGCTGTCGGGCGCAAGGGTCCTGGGGATGGACCGCGTGGGGATAATAGGGGAGGGATGGCTGGCCAACGTGGTCGTGCTGGACGAATCCGTCATCTCGCCATCCGTGGATCCCCTCTCCGCCGCGATAATCAGGGGGGGTCCGGGGCACATAAGGTCGGTGATATCGGGGTGGGGCGCTTGA
- a CDS encoding creatininase family protein, translated as MGRAVLPLGSHEDHGALPPDTDTRIAQCLASRIAAQSGWDLLPAVPYGFSPEHSPAAIWIDAQTYMSMLRSLLLTSGHESVLVVNGHGGNSPLVRAVSFELVAYTAAPVSVEVLDVWSAVSSMLGLRGAIVHAGPVEASLASACGVEPRGYVEVDEESALGRTGAEEDTNPSTEAPWRSSDLPEPRREYSRSLGERVADALVEAALRGPRRGSRL; from the coding sequence ATGGGAAGGGCGGTGCTCCCGCTCGGGTCGCACGAGGACCACGGCGCACTACCGCCGGACACCGACACGAGGATAGCACAGTGCCTGGCCTCCAGGATAGCCGCCCAGTCGGGGTGGGACCTCCTGCCGGCGGTTCCGTACGGGTTCTCCCCGGAGCACTCCCCGGCCGCGATCTGGATCGATGCACAGACGTACATGTCGATGCTCAGGTCGCTCCTGCTCACATCCGGCCATGAGTCGGTGCTGGTGGTCAACGGGCACGGAGGTAACTCCCCACTGGTGCGCGCGGTCTCATTCGAGCTCGTCGCATACACCGCTGCCCCGGTCTCGGTCGAGGTCCTAGATGTGTGGAGCGCGGTCTCCTCCATGCTGGGCCTGCGCGGCGCGATCGTGCACGCGGGCCCCGTCGAGGCATCCCTCGCGTCGGCCTGCGGCGTTGAGCCCCGCGGGTATGTGGAGGTCGACGAGGAATCGGCCCTGGGGCGCACTGGCGCCGAGGAGGACACGAATCCCTCCACCGAGGCCCCCTGGAGATCATCGGATCTCCCTGAGCCGAGGCGCGAGTACTCCCGGTCCCTCGGCGAGCGCGTGGCGGATGCGCTGGTGGAGGCGGCGCTCAGGGGTCCGCGCAGGGGCTCGCGCCTATGA
- the twy1 gene encoding 4-demethylwyosine synthase TYW1 translates to MESTNLSAGASPQLESVRPGYMRVGRNSAVEICRWTRSALLGKRMCYKRWYGVYSHRCIQMTPNVGLCDFECPFCWRPHGRRGGPISWDGPAEIVDGIIDAQRRLLVGYKGNPLVDGHLFLEAMFPRHVAISLDGEPAMYPWLRELVSEIRGRGMTAFLVTNGSVPGRLRGLRGAPPHNLYVSLYGPSEEVFERSARPLFRGAWERVMESLSMMGDFEDAGSNTLLRLTMVRGLNMVDPDGYSRVIGLARPMFVELKGYTWVGESTRRLTIDAMPTLGDLESFAAELESRTGYRTADVDGKSRVVMLARGGEALERARETASRLRSRIAELDEQWRKNYAGADEFRLVRAQPPPWPGGWI, encoded by the coding sequence GTGGAGTCAACGAACCTGAGCGCCGGCGCCTCGCCGCAGCTGGAGTCCGTCAGGCCCGGTTACATGAGGGTCGGGCGCAACTCCGCTGTGGAGATCTGCAGGTGGACCAGGAGCGCCCTCCTGGGCAAGCGCATGTGCTACAAGCGCTGGTACGGCGTGTACAGCCACAGGTGCATACAGATGACGCCCAACGTGGGGCTCTGCGACTTCGAGTGTCCGTTCTGCTGGAGGCCCCACGGGCGCCGCGGCGGACCCATCTCATGGGACGGGCCGGCGGAAATCGTCGACGGCATCATAGACGCCCAGCGCAGGCTCCTCGTGGGGTACAAGGGGAACCCGCTCGTCGACGGGCACCTCTTCCTCGAGGCGATGTTCCCAAGGCACGTCGCGATAAGCCTCGACGGGGAGCCCGCGATGTACCCGTGGCTCCGCGAGCTCGTCTCCGAGATCAGGGGCCGCGGGATGACCGCCTTCCTCGTGACGAACGGGAGCGTGCCCGGCAGGCTCCGCGGGCTGCGCGGCGCCCCCCCGCACAACCTGTACGTCAGCCTCTACGGGCCCTCCGAGGAGGTGTTCGAGCGCTCGGCGCGTCCCCTGTTCAGGGGGGCATGGGAGAGGGTGATGGAGAGCCTGTCCATGATGGGCGACTTCGAGGACGCGGGCTCGAACACTCTCCTCAGGCTCACAATGGTGAGGGGGCTGAACATGGTGGATCCCGACGGCTACTCGCGGGTCATCGGCCTCGCGAGGCCGATGTTCGTGGAGCTCAAGGGTTACACGTGGGTGGGTGAGAGCACGAGGAGGCTGACAATCGACGCGATGCCGACGCTCGGGGATCTCGAGTCGTTCGCGGCCGAGCTGGAGTCCCGCACCGGCTACAGGACCGCGGACGTGGACGGGAAGAGCAGGGTCGTGATGCTCGCAAGGGGTGGAGAGGCGCTCGAGAGGGCGAGGGAGACCGCGTCGCGCCTGAGATCCCGGATAGCGGAGCTTGACGAGCAGTGGAGGAAAAACTACGCCGGGGCAGACGAGTTCAGGCTCGTCAGGGCACAGCCCCCGCCGTGGCCCGGCGGCTGGATATAG
- a CDS encoding archaellin/type IV pilin N-terminal domain-containing protein translates to MRRWAVSEILATLILIVIAVSLGTILVSWASSYSSSALGGLASSTYRAQATLRQYPVIEYANATPTNLTLMVSNEGQLPATVTGILVSNTTSQRYYSSFYAGGSHVSVSSVQIPPMGVVEISVNPNGFMKSGGSYSVAVLTSSGASASTVVGVGP, encoded by the coding sequence GTGCGTCGCTGGGCCGTGAGCGAGATCCTGGCAACGCTGATACTGATAGTGATAGCCGTGAGCCTGGGCACTATACTCGTGTCCTGGGCGAGCTCATACAGCTCGAGCGCCCTCGGCGGCCTGGCGTCGAGCACCTACAGGGCCCAGGCGACGCTCCGCCAGTATCCCGTGATAGAGTACGCGAACGCGACCCCGACTAACCTTACCCTGATGGTCTCGAACGAGGGCCAGCTCCCGGCAACGGTGACCGGCATCCTGGTGTCGAATACGACCTCCCAGAGGTACTACAGCAGCTTCTACGCGGGAGGTTCCCACGTCTCCGTCAGCTCGGTCCAGATACCGCCGATGGGGGTGGTCGAGATAAGCGTGAATCCGAACGGGTTCATGAAGTCCGGTGGATCTTACTCGGTCGCCGTGCTCACGTCGAGCGGCGCGAGCGCATCCACGGTCGTGGGGGTGGGACCATGA
- the cofH gene encoding 5-amino-6-(D-ribitylamino)uracil--L-tyrosine 4-hydroxyphenyl transferase CofH, translating into MLPSEGLLRSLDPEFSGAIDAALDGRDISEAELVRLLRARGPEVHVLVGAADELRRRAVGDVVTFVVNRNINFTNECTLSCGFCAFSRRPGDPEVYLMSPEEVGRRAEEAQRAGATEVCVQGGISPSLGPDYYTSLLREVKRRAPGIHVHAFSPQEVHYYASMRGIGIREALAELRDAGLDSMPGTAAEILDDDVRRIIAPRKISTHRWVEIVEEAHRMGIPTTSTMMYGHVEGPEHRARHLALLRDLQSRTHGFTEFVLLPFVHQNTPIYRSGTARPGSTGVEDVVVHAASRVFLNNYIRNIQVSWPKLGPKFSQLLLEAGVNDMGGTLMEESISRSAGASYGESMSPGEIVRLIRDAGRRPAQRDTTYGIIRYYD; encoded by the coding sequence GTGCTCCCGAGCGAGGGTCTCCTCAGGTCCCTTGACCCCGAGTTCTCCGGGGCGATCGACGCGGCGCTGGACGGTCGCGACATCTCGGAGGCCGAGCTGGTGAGGTTGCTGCGCGCCCGCGGCCCCGAGGTCCACGTGCTGGTTGGGGCGGCGGACGAGCTCAGGAGGAGGGCGGTGGGCGACGTCGTGACCTTCGTGGTCAACAGGAACATAAACTTCACGAACGAGTGCACCCTCTCGTGCGGGTTCTGCGCGTTCTCGAGGCGCCCCGGGGACCCGGAGGTCTATTTGATGAGCCCGGAGGAGGTCGGGAGGCGCGCCGAGGAGGCGCAGAGGGCGGGCGCCACGGAGGTGTGCGTGCAGGGGGGAATCAGCCCCTCACTGGGCCCCGATTACTACACATCGCTCCTGCGCGAGGTGAAGAGGAGGGCCCCCGGGATCCACGTGCACGCCTTCTCCCCCCAGGAGGTGCACTACTACGCGTCCATGAGGGGGATCGGGATCCGCGAGGCGCTGGCGGAGCTCAGGGATGCGGGCCTGGACAGCATGCCAGGGACCGCAGCGGAGATACTGGACGACGATGTCAGGAGGATAATAGCGCCCAGGAAGATATCGACCCACAGGTGGGTGGAGATAGTCGAGGAGGCGCACCGCATGGGGATCCCCACTACGTCCACCATGATGTACGGGCACGTGGAGGGGCCGGAGCACCGCGCTAGGCACCTGGCGCTGCTGAGGGACCTGCAGTCCAGGACCCATGGATTCACGGAGTTCGTACTGCTGCCGTTCGTCCACCAGAACACGCCCATCTACAGGTCCGGGACCGCGCGCCCGGGGTCCACCGGGGTGGAGGACGTGGTGGTTCACGCCGCCTCCAGGGTATTCCTCAACAATTACATAAGGAACATACAGGTCTCGTGGCCCAAGCTGGGCCCGAAGTTCTCCCAGTTGCTGCTCGAGGCCGGGGTGAACGACATGGGCGGCACCCTGATGGAGGAGAGCATATCCAGGTCCGCCGGCGCTTCCTACGGCGAGTCGATGAGCCCCGGGGAGATCGTGCGCCTGATAAGGGACGCGGGGAGGAGGCCGGCGCAGAGGGACACGACCTACGGGATAATCAGGTACTACGATTGA
- the udg gene encoding type-4 uracil-DNA glycosylase, producing METLEEVADAVKLCRACPLHASRRNAVPGEGTGRSGVMFVGEAPGRNEDEQGRPFVGAAGQLLTDLITRVLGLRREDVFITNVVKCRPPGNREPEPEEVATCWRYLEAQVRILRPRIIVALGRHAATALLAGPGSRPLSINGVRGRPRVVRISGLEVTVFPTLHPAAALYNRQQVDALEEDFRHLSGLLGGGTLDRFLG from the coding sequence GTGGAGACGCTGGAGGAGGTCGCGGACGCCGTCAAACTGTGCCGCGCGTGCCCGCTTCACGCCTCGCGCAGGAACGCGGTGCCGGGGGAGGGAACCGGGAGGAGCGGCGTGATGTTCGTCGGCGAGGCCCCGGGGAGGAACGAGGACGAGCAGGGGAGGCCCTTCGTGGGGGCAGCCGGACAGCTACTGACGGACCTGATAACGAGGGTCCTGGGGCTGAGGAGGGAGGACGTCTTCATAACGAACGTGGTCAAGTGCAGGCCCCCCGGGAACAGGGAGCCCGAGCCGGAGGAGGTGGCGACCTGCTGGAGGTACCTGGAGGCGCAGGTGAGGATCCTGAGGCCCAGGATAATAGTTGCGCTGGGGAGGCACGCGGCGACGGCGCTCCTCGCCGGCCCCGGGTCAAGGCCGCTCAGCATAAACGGGGTGAGGGGAAGGCCGAGGGTCGTGAGGATCTCCGGGCTGGAGGTGACCGTCTTCCCGACGCTTCACCCGGCCGCAGCCCTCTATAACAGGCAGCAGGTGGACGCCCTGGAGGAGGACTTCAGGCACCTCTCGGGCCTCCTGGGCGGCGGAACTCTGGACAGGTTCCTGGGATAG
- a CDS encoding PaaI family thioesterase, which translates to MPAVEDAPYPRLLGIREELRERGRVVVAMDVDPGRHMNAMGVVHGGAIASLVDSAAGRAVASMIGGDARMATIELKVNYIQPSRGGTIRAEGRVVHAGTRIAVVEVDVTQDGSLVAKALATYYLWSSPPADHGAVNRST; encoded by the coding sequence GTGCCAGCCGTCGAGGACGCGCCGTACCCGAGGCTCCTCGGGATAAGGGAGGAGCTCAGGGAGAGGGGCAGGGTCGTGGTGGCCATGGACGTCGATCCGGGGAGGCACATGAACGCGATGGGCGTGGTCCACGGGGGCGCCATAGCGAGCCTCGTCGACTCGGCCGCGGGGAGGGCCGTTGCGTCCATGATCGGAGGGGACGCGCGCATGGCCACCATTGAGCTCAAGGTCAACTACATCCAGCCATCGAGGGGCGGGACCATCAGGGCGGAGGGGCGCGTCGTGCACGCGGGGACCAGGATAGCGGTCGTGGAGGTGGACGTCACCCAGGATGGATCGCTCGTCGCCAAGGCGCTCGCGACCTACTACCTCTGGTCCTCACCTCCTGCGGACCACGGGGCGGTCAATCGTAGTACCTGA
- a CDS encoding adenine nucleotide alpha hydrolase family protein, which translates to MAGGSGRSAGRCRICGRPGAIRIPYANAWFCEEHFPLWLERRIRRVAEKYRMFEGSRRVAVAVSGGKDSVALLHALKAIGDDAGFEVVGVHVDLGIGEFSSASAEAARRNAEMLGIEGVIVDLRRKYGFTIPDAVRSIRRPACSTCGLVKRYALEEAAEDVGADTLATGHNLDDMAQFVAMGYQSGDVEGLARLRPVIPAGRYAVRSVKPLFLVYERETAEYVRMRGLPMVSTRCPLKDATSGGVVREKMLEVEEAMPGFMMRLVQEFADKVQPALADRYLREGEVGRCRICGRPTSRDREICSFCAVRMRAAGTATG; encoded by the coding sequence GTGGCCGGAGGATCCGGGAGGAGCGCGGGTCGCTGCAGGATCTGCGGGAGGCCCGGAGCCATAAGGATACCCTACGCGAACGCGTGGTTCTGCGAGGAGCACTTTCCGTTATGGCTGGAGAGGAGGATCAGGAGGGTCGCGGAGAAGTATCGGATGTTCGAGGGCTCGAGGAGGGTCGCGGTCGCGGTGTCGGGCGGGAAGGACAGCGTGGCGCTGCTGCACGCCCTCAAGGCCATCGGGGACGACGCGGGGTTCGAGGTCGTCGGTGTGCACGTTGACCTGGGGATAGGGGAGTTCTCGAGCGCGAGCGCGGAGGCCGCCAGGAGGAACGCGGAGATGCTGGGCATAGAGGGGGTGATCGTGGACCTGAGGAGGAAGTACGGCTTCACGATCCCGGATGCGGTGAGGTCCATCAGGAGGCCCGCCTGCTCGACGTGCGGGCTGGTGAAGCGCTACGCGCTGGAGGAGGCGGCCGAGGACGTCGGGGCTGACACGCTGGCCACGGGGCACAACCTGGACGACATGGCGCAGTTCGTCGCCATGGGATATCAGTCGGGGGACGTGGAGGGACTGGCGAGGCTGAGGCCCGTGATCCCGGCGGGGCGCTACGCGGTCAGGAGCGTGAAGCCGCTCTTCCTAGTCTACGAGAGGGAGACCGCCGAGTATGTCAGAATGAGGGGGCTACCGATGGTGTCGACCAGGTGTCCCCTGAAGGATGCCACGTCCGGAGGAGTGGTGAGGGAGAAGATGCTTGAGGTGGAGGAGGCGATGCCGGGGTTCATGATGAGGCTCGTTCAGGAGTTCGCGGACAAGGTCCAGCCGGCGCTGGCCGACAGGTACCTGAGGGAGGGGGAGGTCGGCAGGTGCAGGATCTGCGGGAGGCCGACCTCGAGGGACAGGGAGATCTGCTCGTTCTGCGCCGTGAGGATGAGGGCCGCCGGGACGGCTACGGGGTGA